A genome region from Mycobacterium florentinum includes the following:
- the steA gene encoding putative cytokinetic ring protein SteA, with the protein MKMSGLLTRNASRPGLTGTARVDRNIDRLLRRVCPGDIVVLDVLDLDRITAEALVEADIAAVVNASPSVSGRYPNMGPEVLVNNGVTLIDETGPDIFKKVKDGAKIRLHEGGVYAGERRLSRGTERTDHDIADLMREAKSGLAAHLEAFAGNTIEFIKSESPLLIDGIGIPDVDLDMRRRHVVIVADEDSAADDLRSLKPFIKEYQPVLIGVGTGADVLRKAGYRPQLIVGDPEQISTDALKCGAHVVLPADADGHAPGLERIQDLGVGAMTFPAAGSAVDLALLLADHHGAALLVTAGHTANIETFFDRTRTQSNPSTFLTRLRVGEKVVDAKAVATLYRNHISGGAIALLALTMLIAVIVALWVSRTDGVVLHWATDYWNHFSVWIQHLIT; encoded by the coding sequence ATGAAGATGTCAGGGCTGCTTACACGTAATGCTTCCCGGCCGGGTCTAACCGGCACCGCACGGGTGGATCGCAATATCGACCGCCTGCTGCGTAGGGTCTGCCCGGGTGACATTGTCGTGCTCGACGTCCTGGACCTGGACCGCATCACCGCCGAGGCGCTGGTGGAGGCCGACATCGCCGCCGTGGTCAACGCATCGCCGTCGGTCTCCGGCCGTTACCCGAACATGGGCCCGGAAGTATTGGTCAACAACGGCGTCACGCTGATCGACGAGACCGGACCGGACATCTTCAAGAAGGTCAAGGACGGCGCCAAGATTCGCCTGCATGAAGGCGGGGTGTACGCAGGCGAACGGCGGCTGAGCCGCGGCACCGAGCGCACCGACCACGACATCGCCGACCTGATGCGCGAGGCCAAGAGCGGCCTGGCCGCCCATCTGGAGGCGTTCGCCGGCAACACAATTGAGTTCATCAAGAGCGAGAGCCCGCTGCTGATCGACGGTATCGGGATTCCGGACGTCGACCTCGACATGCGTCGTCGCCACGTGGTGATCGTCGCCGACGAGGACAGCGCCGCCGACGATCTGCGCTCGCTGAAGCCGTTCATCAAGGAGTACCAGCCGGTCCTGATCGGTGTGGGCACCGGCGCCGACGTGCTGCGCAAGGCGGGCTATCGTCCGCAGCTCATCGTCGGCGACCCCGAGCAGATCAGCACCGACGCTCTCAAGTGCGGCGCCCACGTCGTGTTGCCGGCCGACGCCGACGGCCACGCGCCCGGGCTGGAGCGGATCCAGGACCTCGGAGTCGGCGCGATGACGTTCCCCGCCGCGGGTTCGGCCGTCGACCTGGCTCTGCTGCTGGCCGACCACCACGGCGCGGCGCTGCTGGTGACGGCCGGTCACACCGCCAACATCGAGACGTTTTTCGACCGGACGCGCACCCAGAGCAACCCGTCGACGTTCCTGACCAGGCTTCGGGTCGGGGAGAAGGTGGTCGACGCCAAGGCGGTCGCCACGCTGTACCGCAACCACATCTCAGGTGGCGCCATCGCGCTGCTCGCACTGACGATGCTGATCGCCGTCATCGTCGCGCTGTGGGTGTCGCGCACCGACGGCGTGGTGCTGCACTGGGCCACCGACTACTGGAATCACTTCTCCGTGTGGATTCAGCACTTGATCACGTAG
- the recN gene encoding DNA repair protein RecN: MLTEIRIESLGAISSAVGEFDRGLTVLTGETGTGKTMVVTGLHLLGGARADANRVRSGAERAVVEGRFTTTDLDDAAIAQLDEMLDASGGERDEDGSVIALRSVSRDGPSRAYLGGRSVPAKSLGDFTTGLLTLHGQNDQLRLMRPEEQRGALDRFAKAGPALERYRKLRDAWLSARRDLFDRRNRMRELALEADRLSFALNEIDAVDPQPGEDDALVADIVRLSELDTLREAAATARAALSTEDVSGGSAADTLGRARAALESTDDAKLQALAQQVREAQTVVDDAAQELGGYLEDLPVDASALESKLARQAELRTLTRKYAADVDGVLRWAAESRERLAQLDVSEEGLAALQRRADELAGELGEAAVDLSKCRRKAAKKLAKEVTTELSGLAMADAEFTIEVSIDVAAEKDEPAALMLPSGELARAGGDGVDQVEFGFAAHRGMTVLPLAKSASGGELSRVMLALEVVLAASAAGTTMVFDEVDAGVGGRAAVQIGRRLARLARTHQVIVVTHLPQVAAYADVHLVVHPAGPRGTSVVRRVTDDERVAELARMLAGLGESDSGRAHARELLDGAQNDKI; encoded by the coding sequence ATGCTGACCGAAATCCGCATCGAGTCACTGGGTGCGATCAGCTCTGCGGTCGGGGAGTTCGACCGCGGCCTGACGGTACTGACCGGTGAGACCGGCACCGGCAAGACCATGGTGGTGACGGGGCTGCATCTGCTCGGCGGTGCCCGCGCCGATGCGAACCGGGTGCGCTCGGGCGCAGAGCGCGCCGTCGTCGAAGGTCGTTTCACCACAACAGATCTCGATGACGCAGCGATCGCACAACTGGACGAGATGCTGGACGCGTCGGGCGGGGAGCGCGACGAGGACGGCAGCGTGATCGCGCTGCGTTCGGTCAGCCGCGACGGACCGTCGCGGGCCTATCTCGGCGGTCGCAGCGTGCCCGCGAAGTCGTTGGGCGACTTCACGACCGGGCTGCTGACCCTGCACGGGCAGAACGACCAGCTGCGGCTGATGCGGCCCGAGGAACAGCGCGGCGCGCTGGACCGATTCGCGAAGGCCGGTCCCGCGCTCGAGCGCTACCGCAAACTGCGCGACGCCTGGCTGTCGGCGCGGCGCGACCTGTTCGACCGCCGCAACCGCATGCGCGAACTCGCCCTCGAGGCCGACCGGCTGAGTTTCGCGCTCAACGAGATCGATGCGGTGGACCCGCAACCCGGTGAAGACGACGCCCTGGTCGCCGACATCGTGCGGCTCTCCGAGCTGGACACGTTGCGCGAGGCCGCGGCCACCGCTCGTGCGGCGCTATCCACCGAGGACGTGTCGGGCGGTAGCGCCGCCGACACCCTCGGGCGGGCAAGGGCCGCACTGGAATCCACCGATGACGCCAAGTTGCAGGCGCTGGCCCAGCAGGTCCGTGAGGCGCAGACCGTGGTCGACGACGCCGCCCAGGAACTCGGCGGCTATTTGGAAGATTTACCGGTCGATGCCAGCGCGCTGGAGTCCAAGCTGGCCCGCCAGGCCGAGCTGCGCACGCTGACCCGCAAGTACGCCGCGGATGTCGACGGCGTGCTGCGGTGGGCCGCCGAATCCCGCGAGCGGCTCGCGCAACTCGACGTCTCCGAGGAGGGGCTGGCCGCACTGCAGCGCCGCGCCGACGAGCTGGCCGGTGAATTGGGCGAAGCCGCGGTCGATCTCAGCAAGTGTCGCCGCAAGGCCGCGAAAAAGCTGGCGAAAGAAGTGACGACGGAGCTATCCGGGCTGGCGATGGCCGACGCAGAATTCACCATCGAGGTGAGCATCGACGTCGCCGCCGAGAAGGACGAGCCGGCCGCACTCATGCTGCCCTCCGGCGAGCTGGCGCGTGCGGGCGGCGACGGTGTCGACCAGGTCGAGTTCGGCTTCGCCGCGCACCGCGGCATGACGGTGCTGCCGCTGGCCAAGAGCGCGTCGGGCGGCGAGCTGTCCCGGGTGATGCTGGCGCTGGAAGTGGTGTTGGCCGCGTCTGCCGCGGGCACCACGATGGTGTTCGACGAGGTCGACGCCGGCGTTGGCGGCCGGGCGGCCGTCCAGATCGGGCGGCGGCTGGCGCGGTTGGCGCGCACCCACCAGGTCATCGTGGTGACCCACTTGCCTCAGGTCGCGGCCTACGCCGACGTGCACCTGGTCGTGCACCCGGCCGGGCCGCGGGGGACCAGCGTGGTACGGCGGGTGACCGACGACGAGCGGGTCGCGGAGCTGGCGCGGATGCTGGCCGGCCTGGGTGAATCCGACAGCGGCCGGGCCCACGCCCGCGAACTCCTCGACGGAGCCCAGAACGACAAGATCTGA
- a CDS encoding NAD kinase, with translation MTVERTILLVVHTGREEATETARRVQKVLSDNGIALRVLSAEAVDRGPLPLSPDDVRAMGVEIEVVDAEPSAAEGCELVLVLGGDGTFLRAAELARNAGIPVLGVNLGRIGFLAEAEAEAIDRVLEHVVAQDYRVEERLTLDVAVRHRGQVIDQGWALNEASLEKGPRLGVLGVVVEIEGRPVSTFGCDGILVSTPTGSTAYAFSAGGPVLWPDLEAILVVPNNAHALFGRPMVTSPDATIAIEIEASGNDALVFCDGRREMVLPAGGRLEVKRCGTAVKWARLDSAPFTDRLVRKFRLPVTGWRGK, from the coding sequence ATGACCGTCGAACGCACCATCCTGCTGGTCGTGCACACCGGACGTGAGGAAGCGACCGAGACCGCGCGCCGGGTTCAGAAAGTGTTGAGCGACAACGGTATTGCGCTCCGCGTGTTGTCCGCAGAGGCGGTCGACCGGGGGCCGCTGCCGCTGTCTCCCGACGACGTGCGGGCCATGGGTGTCGAAATCGAGGTGGTCGACGCCGAACCATCCGCCGCGGAGGGTTGCGAGCTGGTGCTGGTGCTCGGGGGCGACGGCACCTTCCTGCGCGCGGCCGAACTCGCCCGCAACGCCGGTATTCCGGTGCTGGGCGTCAACCTGGGCCGCATCGGCTTTCTGGCCGAGGCCGAGGCGGAGGCCATCGACCGGGTGCTGGAACATGTGGTCGCCCAGGACTATCGGGTGGAGGAACGCCTGACGCTCGACGTCGCGGTGCGCCACCGCGGGCAGGTGATCGATCAGGGGTGGGCGCTCAACGAGGCCAGCCTGGAAAAGGGTCCGCGGCTCGGCGTGCTGGGCGTGGTCGTCGAAATCGAGGGACGACCGGTGTCGACCTTCGGCTGCGACGGAATACTGGTGTCGACCCCGACCGGTTCGACGGCCTACGCGTTCTCCGCCGGTGGCCCGGTGCTCTGGCCGGACCTCGAGGCAATCCTGGTGGTGCCCAACAACGCTCACGCACTGTTCGGCCGGCCGATGGTCACCAGCCCGGACGCCACGATCGCGATCGAGATCGAGGCGAGCGGCAACGACGCCCTGGTGTTCTGCGACGGCCGCCGCGAAATGGTGCTACCCGCCGGCGGACGGCTCGAGGTGAAACGTTGTGGCACCGCGGTGAAGTGGGCCCGGCTGGACAGCGCGCCGTTCACCGACCGGCTGGTGCGTAAGTTCCGGCTGCCCGTGACCGGTTGGCGCGGAAAGTAA
- a CDS encoding TlyA family RNA methyltransferase, translated as MARRARVDAELVRRGLARSRQQAAELIGAGKVSIDGMPAVKPGTAVAASAALTVADDGERRWVSRGAHKLIGALDAFEIPVEGRRCLDAGASTGGFTEVLLDRGAVEVVAADVGYGQLAWSLRSDSRVIVVERTNVRDLSPEAIGGRVDLVVADLSFISLATVLPALAGCANPGADIVPMVKPQFEVGKGQVGAGGVVHDTGLRADSVLAVAGRAGELGWHTVDVTASPLPGPSGNVEYFLWLRADTDRALTGDGLGDAVRRAVGEGPQ; from the coding sequence ATGGCACGACGCGCCCGCGTTGACGCGGAGCTGGTGCGGCGCGGCCTTGCCCGATCCCGTCAGCAGGCCGCCGAGTTGATCGGCGCCGGCAAGGTCAGCATCGACGGCATGCCCGCGGTCAAGCCCGGCACCGCCGTCGCGGCCAGCGCGGCCCTGACCGTGGCCGACGACGGCGAGCGCCGCTGGGTGTCGCGGGGGGCGCACAAGCTGATCGGCGCGCTCGACGCCTTCGAGATCCCCGTCGAGGGCCGTCGCTGCCTGGACGCCGGCGCATCGACCGGCGGCTTCACCGAAGTCCTGCTGGATCGCGGCGCGGTCGAGGTGGTGGCCGCCGACGTGGGCTACGGCCAGTTGGCCTGGTCGCTGCGGTCGGATTCGCGGGTGATTGTCGTCGAGCGGACCAACGTTCGTGACCTGTCGCCCGAGGCGATCGGCGGGCGCGTCGACCTGGTGGTGGCTGACCTGTCGTTTATCTCGCTGGCCACCGTGTTGCCCGCGCTGGCTGGTTGCGCCAACCCCGGCGCGGATATCGTTCCCATGGTGAAGCCGCAGTTTGAGGTGGGGAAGGGCCAGGTCGGTGCCGGCGGGGTTGTCCACGACACCGGGTTGCGCGCCGATTCGGTGCTGGCCGTCGCGGGACGCGCCGGCGAACTCGGCTGGCACACCGTCGACGTCACGGCCAGTCCGCTGCCGGGGCCGTCGGGCAATGTTGAGTACTTCCTGTGGCTGCGCGCCGACACCGATCGGGCGCTGACGGGCGACGGGCTGGGCGATGCGGTGCGGCGCGCGGTGGGCGAGGGCCCGCAATGA
- a CDS encoding HAD-IIA family hydrolase: MKGIVQEHDCLLIDLDGTVFRGHRATDGAVQTLDEVGSRKLFVTNNASRSADEVATHLRDLGFTATGDDVVTSAQSAAHLLSGELPPDSPVLIVGTDSLANEIAAVGLRPVRRYDDNPVAVVQGLSMTIGWPDLAEAALAIRAGALWVAANVDPTLPTERGLLPGNGSLVAALRAATGAEPKVAGKPAPTLLNDAVARGDYRAPLVIGDRLDTDIEGANAAKFPSLMVLTGVSSARDAVYAIPAQRPTYIGHDLRALYQDGSALAVGPQPGWTVDVDADSLTVRGNGADEGDGLSIVRAVASAVWGGNYSDSQGRPARIRAADDRARDALERWSLVHGD, translated from the coding sequence GTGAAAGGCATTGTGCAGGAACATGATTGCCTACTCATCGATTTGGACGGGACGGTGTTTCGCGGTCACCGTGCCACCGACGGCGCGGTGCAGACGCTCGACGAAGTCGGCAGCCGCAAGCTGTTCGTCACCAACAACGCCTCCCGCAGCGCCGACGAAGTAGCCACCCACCTGCGCGACCTCGGCTTCACCGCCACCGGCGACGACGTCGTCACCAGCGCCCAAAGTGCCGCGCACCTGCTTTCCGGTGAGCTGCCGCCGGATTCACCCGTGCTGATCGTCGGCACCGATTCGCTGGCCAACGAAATCGCCGCCGTCGGACTGCGCCCGGTGCGTCGCTACGACGACAACCCCGTCGCCGTCGTCCAGGGCCTCTCGATGACGATCGGCTGGCCCGATCTCGCCGAAGCCGCACTGGCCATCCGGGCCGGTGCGTTGTGGGTGGCGGCCAACGTCGACCCCACGCTGCCCACCGAGCGGGGTCTGCTGCCCGGCAACGGATCCCTGGTCGCCGCGCTGCGGGCCGCGACCGGCGCCGAACCCAAGGTGGCCGGAAAGCCCGCCCCGACACTGCTCAACGATGCGGTCGCCCGCGGCGACTACCGAGCGCCGCTGGTGATCGGCGACCGGCTCGACACCGACATCGAGGGCGCCAACGCCGCGAAGTTCCCCAGCCTGATGGTGCTGACCGGGGTGAGCAGCGCGCGCGACGCGGTGTACGCCATACCCGCGCAGCGGCCCACCTACATCGGCCATGACCTGCGCGCGCTGTACCAGGACGGCAGCGCGCTCGCGGTGGGGCCGCAGCCCGGCTGGACGGTCGACGTCGACGCCGACAGCCTCACGGTCCGCGGCAACGGCGCCGACGAAGGGGACGGGCTGTCGATCGTGCGCGCGGTCGCCAGCGCGGTGTGGGGCGGCAACTACTCCGATTCCCAGGGCCGGCCGGCGCGCATCCGGGCCGCCGACGACCGGGCCCGCGACGCGCTCGAGCGCTGGTCTCTCGTGCATGGGGACTAG